In Oikeobacillus pervagus, a single window of DNA contains:
- the fusA gene encoding elongation factor G — protein sequence MTREFSLENTRNIGIMAHIDAGKTTTTERILYYTGRIHKLGETHEGASQMDWMAQEQERGITITSAATTAQWKGHRVNIIDTPGHVDFTVEVERSLRVLDGAVTVLDAQSGVEPQTETVWRQATTYGVPRIVFVNKMDKTGADFLYSVGTLHDRLQANAHPIQLPIGAEDQFEAIIDLIEMNATFYGNDLGTDVEVREIPEEHLAKAEEYREKLIEAVAELDEELMDKYLGGEEITKEELKAAIRKATLSVEFYPVLCGTAFKNKGVQLMLDAVIDYLPAPTDVESIKGIVPDTEEEIERHSSDDEPFSALAFKVMTDPYVGKLTFFRVYSGTLQSGSYVKNSTKGKRERIGRILQMHANSRQEISEVYAGDIAAAVGLKDTTTGDTLCDEKNLVILESMEFPEPVIHLSVEPKSKADQDKMTTALQKLQEEDPTFRAHTDQETGEVIIGGMGELHLDIIVDRMRREFKVEANVGAPQVSYRETFRSSAQVEGKFARQSGGRGQYGHVWIEFSPNEEGKGFEFENAIVGGVVPREYIPAVQAGLEDSLENGVLAGFPLIDVKAKLFDGSYHDVDSSEMAFKIAASMALKNAASKCNPVILEPVMKVEIVIPEEYLGDIMGDITSRRGRVEGMEARGNAQVVKSFVPLAEMFGYATSLRSNTQGRGVYSMHFDHYEEVPKSISEEIIKKNKGE from the coding sequence TTACCATTACATCTGCTGCAACTACTGCTCAATGGAAAGGTCATCGTGTAAACATTATCGATACACCAGGGCACGTAGACTTCACAGTTGAAGTTGAACGTTCACTACGTGTATTAGATGGTGCTGTAACCGTTCTTGATGCTCAATCTGGTGTTGAACCTCAAACAGAAACAGTTTGGCGCCAAGCAACTACTTACGGTGTACCAAGAATTGTTTTCGTAAACAAAATGGATAAAACAGGTGCTGACTTTTTATATTCTGTTGGTACATTACATGATCGTTTACAAGCGAATGCTCATCCAATCCAATTACCAATTGGGGCGGAAGATCAATTTGAAGCAATCATCGACTTAATCGAAATGAATGCAACTTTCTATGGTAATGACCTTGGAACAGATGTCGAAGTTCGCGAAATTCCTGAAGAACATCTTGCGAAAGCAGAAGAATATCGTGAAAAATTAATCGAAGCAGTAGCTGAATTAGACGAAGAACTAATGGATAAATATCTTGGTGGAGAAGAAATCACTAAAGAAGAGCTAAAAGCAGCGATTCGTAAAGCTACTTTGAGCGTTGAATTTTATCCAGTACTTTGTGGTACAGCGTTTAAAAATAAAGGTGTTCAATTAATGCTAGATGCAGTAATTGACTATCTTCCTGCTCCGACTGATGTTGAATCAATCAAAGGAATAGTTCCTGATACAGAAGAAGAAATTGAACGCCATTCAAGCGATGACGAACCATTCTCAGCTCTTGCTTTTAAAGTAATGACTGACCCTTATGTTGGTAAACTAACATTCTTCCGTGTGTACTCTGGTACATTACAATCTGGATCATATGTTAAAAACTCAACAAAAGGTAAGAGGGAACGTATTGGCCGTATTTTACAAATGCACGCCAACTCTCGTCAAGAAATTTCTGAAGTATACGCTGGGGATATTGCTGCAGCTGTAGGTTTGAAAGATACTACAACTGGTGACACATTATGTGATGAAAAGAATCTCGTTATTCTTGAATCTATGGAATTCCCAGAACCAGTTATTCACTTATCTGTTGAGCCGAAATCTAAAGCTGACCAAGATAAGATGACAACAGCTTTACAAAAACTTCAAGAGGAAGATCCAACATTCCGTGCACATACTGACCAAGAAACCGGTGAAGTAATTATCGGTGGAATGGGTGAATTACACTTAGATATCATCGTAGATCGTATGCGTCGTGAATTCAAAGTAGAAGCGAACGTAGGTGCTCCACAAGTATCTTATCGTGAAACATTCCGTTCAAGTGCACAGGTTGAAGGGAAATTTGCTCGCCAATCTGGTGGTCGTGGACAATACGGACATGTATGGATTGAATTCTCTCCAAATGAAGAAGGAAAAGGTTTTGAATTTGAAAATGCAATTGTCGGTGGGGTAGTTCCACGTGAATATATTCCTGCTGTTCAAGCTGGTCTAGAAGACTCTCTTGAAAATGGTGTTCTTGCTGGATTCCCATTGATTGATGTAAAAGCAAAATTATTCGATGGATCTTACCATGATGTTGACTCTTCTGAAATGGCCTTCAAAATTGCAGCATCAATGGCCCTTAAAAATGCAGCTTCTAAATGTAACCCTGTTATTTTAGAACCTGTTATGAAAGTTGAAATTGTTATTCCTGAAGAATATTTAGGAGATATCATGGGAGATATAACTTCTCGTCGTGGACGCGTTGAAGGCATGGAGGCACGTGGCAATGCACAAGTGGTTAAATCATTTGTTCCACTAGCTGAAATGTTTGGATATGCAACGTCTTTACGTTCTAATACACAAGGTCGCGGTGTATATTCAATGCACTTCGATCATTACGAAGAAGTTCCTAAATCAATTTCAGAAGAAATTATTAAAAAAAATAAAGGTGAATAA
- the tuf gene encoding elongation factor Tu — MAKEKFDRSKSHANIGTIGHVDHGKTTLTAAITTVLAKAGGAEARGYDQIDAAPEEKERGITISTSHVEYETATRHYAHVDCPGHADYVKNMITGAAQMDGAILVVSAADGPMPQTREHILLSRNVGVPYIVVFLNKCDMVDDEELLELVEMEVRDLLSEYDFPGDDIPVIKGSALKALEGEAEWEEKILELMAAVDEYIPTPERDTEKPFMMPVEDVFSITGRGTVATGRVERGQVKVGDVVEIVGLSDEQKSTTVTGVEMFRKLLDYAEAGDNIGALLRGISREEVQRGQVLAKPGTITPHTKFTAEVYVLSKEEGGRHTPFFSNYRPQFYFRTTDVTGIVTLPEGVEMVMPGDNVEMSIELISPIAIEDGTRFSIREGGRTVGSGVVSTIEK, encoded by the coding sequence ATGGCTAAGGAAAAATTCGACCGTTCAAAATCACATGCTAATATTGGTACAATTGGTCACGTTGACCATGGTAAAACAACTTTAACTGCTGCTATCACTACAGTTCTTGCAAAAGCTGGTGGTGCTGAAGCACGTGGATACGATCAAATCGACGCTGCTCCAGAAGAAAAAGAACGTGGAATCACAATTTCTACTTCACACGTTGAATATGAAACAGCAACTCGTCACTATGCACACGTTGACTGCCCAGGACATGCTGACTATGTTAAAAATATGATCACTGGTGCTGCACAAATGGACGGTGCTATCTTAGTAGTTTCTGCTGCTGATGGTCCAATGCCACAAACTCGTGAGCATATTCTTCTTTCTCGTAACGTTGGTGTACCATACATTGTTGTATTCTTAAATAAATGTGACATGGTAGACGACGAAGAATTACTTGAATTAGTAGAAATGGAAGTTCGTGACCTTCTTTCTGAATATGACTTCCCTGGTGACGATATCCCTGTAATTAAAGGTTCTGCTCTTAAAGCTCTTGAAGGTGAAGCAGAATGGGAAGAAAAAATTCTTGAATTAATGGCTGCAGTTGATGAATATATCCCAACTCCAGAACGTGATACTGAAAAACCATTCATGATGCCAGTTGAGGACGTTTTCTCAATCACTGGTCGTGGTACTGTTGCTACTGGTCGTGTAGAACGCGGACAAGTAAAAGTTGGTGACGTTGTTGAAATCGTAGGTTTATCTGATGAACAAAAATCTACTACAGTAACTGGTGTTGAAATGTTCCGTAAACTTCTTGACTATGCAGAAGCTGGAGATAACATTGGTGCTCTTCTTCGTGGTATTTCTCGTGAAGAAGTCCAACGTGGTCAAGTACTTGCTAAACCAGGTACAATCACTCCACATACTAAATTTACTGCAGAAGTTTATGTTTTATCTAAAGAAGAAGGTGGACGTCATACTCCATTCTTCTCAAATTACCGTCCACAATTCTACTTCCGTACAACTGATGTAACTGGAATCGTTACTCTTCCTGAAGGAGTAGAAATGGTAATGCCTGGTGATAACGTTGAAATGTCAATCGAATTAATTTCACCAATCGCAATTGAAGATGGTACTAGATTCTCTATCCGTGAAGGCGGACGTACAGTTGGATCTGGTGTTGTATCTACAATCGAAAAATAA